A window of Thioalbus denitrificans genomic DNA:
CTTGCCGACGTAGACGCCCTCCTCCCGGTCATCGAGGAATACACCCATGAGTCCGCCGCGGGGCAGCTCCTCCTCGGGACGGATGAGCACATAGTCGCCGGCCTCGGGGGTCAGGGCCGCCTCCACGCCGTTGAGCACGATGAGGCGCTTGTCCGGAACCCGCCGCTGCAGGCGATCGGGGATCCCCGAACCGTACATGACGTGGCCGGAGCCGGCCAGGATCACCATGCTCCGGCCCGGGTTCGCGCGCAGCCAGTTGGCCGCGGTCTCGGCCATACCCTCGTCCCAGAGCAACTGGGCGCTGACGAAGTTCTCGAAGCTGCGCTCGTCGCTGCGGGCATGAATTTCGAAGATCTTCCGCAGCCGTTCCCGGTAGGCGGTATCGCTGCGGTCGATCTCCGCCGGCAGGCTGGCGCGCTCCTCCGGCGTCAGCGACTGGAACCCGCCCTCCGCCACCTTCCGGGTCAGCTCGGCGGGAACGTTGAGGGCGATGACCGGTATGCGGTTTTCGCGGGCGTACTGCAGGATGGGACGGTAGAGGCGGTAGTCGAAACGCCAGCGCTTGTAGTACTCGGTCTCCCGCAGGAAGGTGCGCTCGTCGATCTCGCCGGCGATATAGCGATCCAGCACCGACTGGAACGGCCACTGGAAGAACTCCATGCCGATGGCCAGGTCCGGCTTGCCCTGGTGGAGGCTGCGGATGATCTCGAGCTGGTTGAGGTGCTGCTCGTAGCGGTCATGGCTCTCCCCCACGTAGACCACCCGTACCTTGGACAGGGGCCAGATGATGCCCTCCAGCGTGGTGACGCTCTTGAGATCCAGGGCCCGGGCCCGGTGTCCCGCGGCCAGCGCCTCGAAATCGGGATTCACGTCCGGCGTCAGCACCTCCGCCCCGCCCTCCTCCGCGGCGGCGGCAGGCGTGGCGAACAGGGGCGGGCTGGAAAGCACGCCTATCAGGACAGCCAGGGCTGCGGGTATCGTTCTGGACACGCTGTTCTCCTGTTCGGGCCGCACTGACGGGCCCGGTCGGGGTCTGTAAAGGGGATTGTCACCTCAACTGTAGACAACGGACCATGGTCGGGGTTCGTGTGGCCGCCCCGGGGCCTGCGGGCCGGGGGTCCCACGGTCCGCACAATGCGGCCTGAACATACATCAGAAGCACCCGAACCACGCGGGTCATGCGCATCCACCACGGAGACACGGAGGGTGACAGGGCGGGTGAATGCGTTATCTTCAGGGGTGATTGCGGCAGCTGATGAGCGGCAATGACATTCACCTGGTTCTCTCCGTGGGCTCCGTGTCTCCGTGGTGAGGGCTACAATCCGGTTTTGCCGTAGTGTACTGGTTATCACCATGCTCGCACGTTTCATCCTGATCATCGGTCTCGCCCTGGCGGCCACGCCCGCCGTGGCTCTGGAGGTGGTGCACCACGACCTGGACGTGCGGCTGGAACCGGAGGCCGGCACCCTCCAGGTGCGCGCCACGCTCAGCCTCCCCGATACGGCTGGAGACCGGGTCGGGTTCCTGCTCCACGCCGGTCTCGACCCGCAGCCGGAGACGCCCGGCGCGCGCATCACCCAAACCCGGCTGTCCGCTGACGGTTCGGTGGCGACCTACCGCCTGGATCTGCCGCCCGGGGTCCGGCGGATCACCCTGCGCTACGGCGGGAGCATCCGCCACGGCGTGACCCGCGGCAACGAGGATGTGGGACGCGAGCGGGCCTCGAGCCGCGGCAACATCGGCCCGGAAGGGGTGTTCCTCGATGGAGCGGCGGCCTGGTATCCCTATCTGCCGGAGACGCTGCAGGCCTTCACCCTGAAGGTGGACCTGCCGGCGGGCTGGCTGGCGGTGAGCCAGGGCGCGGGACCGGGCGCGGAGACCGAGGGGAAGCGGATCCGGGTCCGCTGGCGGGAGGAACAGCCCCAGGACGACATCTACCTGGTGGCGGCCCGGTGGACCCTCTACCGGCACCCCGGCGACGTGGCCGAGGGCCAGGTCTACCTGCGGGAGCCGGACCCGGCGCTGGCGGAGACCTACCTGGCGGCTACGGAGGCCTACCTGGCGCGCTACAGCGCCCTCCTCGGCCCCTACCCCTACGCGAAGTTCGCCCTGGTGGAGAACTTCTGGCAGAGCGGCTACGGGATGCCCTCCTTCACCCTGCTGGGCTCGCAGGTGATCCGGCTGCCCTTCATCGTGCACACCTCCTACCCCCACGAGATTCTCCACAACTGGTGGGGCAACAGCGTCTACATCGACTATGCGCACGGCAACTGGGCCGAGGGCCTGACCACCTATCTCGCCGACCACTGGCTGGCCGAGGAGCGGGGCGAGGGGGCGGAGTACCGGCGCACGGCACTGCAGCGCTATGCCGACTCCGCCGCGGGCGAACGGGACTTTCCCCTCGCGGAGTTCCATGGCCGCCACGGGGGCTCCACCCAGGCGGTGGGCTACGACAAGGGGATGATGCTCTACCACATGCTGCGCCTGAAGCTGGGCGACCCGGTGTTCGTGGCCGGCCTGCGCCGCTTCTACGCCGAGAACCGCTTCCGCACGGCCGGCTTCCCCCAGCTGCGGAAAGCCTTCGAAACGGTTTCCGGGCAGGACCTTTCCGGGTTCTTCCGCCAGTGGGTGGCGGAGAGCGGAGCGCCGCAACTGGTGCTGGACCGGATTGCGGCCGAGCCGGCGGCGGCCGGCTGGGAGCTCCGCTTCCGGCTGCGCCAGGCCCAGGCGGGCTTTGCCTACCGGCTCGATGTGCCTTACGCGCTCACCCTGACGGGGGAAGCCGCGCCGCGCTCCGGCCGGGTGGAGATGACGGGGCCCGAGGCGACGGTGCGACTGGAGTTGCCCGGGCGCCCCCTGTTCCTGGCGGTGGACCCCCGCTTCGATCTCTTCCGCCAGCTTGCGCCCAGTGAACGCCCGCCGGCCCTGGGCCGTGTGCTGGGCGCCGAACGGCTGCTGCTGGTGCTGCCGGCAGCGGCCCCGGAGCCGCTGCGCGGGGCCTACCGCGCGCTGGCGCAGGCCTGGGCGGAGGGCCAGCCGCAGGTGCGGATCGTGGAGGACGCCGATCTGCAGCGGCTGCCGGTCGGCTCGGCGGTGTTCCTGTTCGGCCGCGAGAACCGCTTCCTGCCCGCTTTCCGGAAGGCATTGACCGGCGCCGCCCTGGACGGGGAGGGCCTGCGCCTGGACGAACGGCGCTACCCCCTGTCGAGCCACAGCCTCGTGCTCACCGCCCGGGATGGCGCGGATCGGGTGCTGGGCTGGTTCGGCAGCGAGGACCCCGCCATGGTGAAGGGGCTGGCGCGGAGGGTTCCCCACTATGGCAAGTACGGCTACCTCGCCTTCGGCAACGACGACGGGCGCAACGTGCTCAAGGGCCAGTGGCCGGTGACCCGGTCGGTCCTGCAGGTCCCGCTCGCGCCCGGCGCCGGTGGCGCATCCCTCCCGCCGCGTCCGCCGCTGGCCATTCCCTGAGCCACCGTCCTTCGGAACGGCACGGGGCATACGAGGAGGAACCGACCGCGGCCACCCCGTCCCGCCGCGCCGTTTTATGACCTCCCGCAAGGTTCCGCAGACCCGGTTGGAATAAGGTAATGTGAGGACAGGAACCTACCAGGTCA
This region includes:
- a CDS encoding ChaN family lipoprotein, yielding MSRTIPAALAVLIGVLSSPPLFATPAAAAEEGGAEVLTPDVNPDFEALAAGHRARALDLKSVTTLEGIIWPLSKVRVVYVGESHDRYEQHLNQLEIIRSLHQGKPDLAIGMEFFQWPFQSVLDRYIAGEIDERTFLRETEYYKRWRFDYRLYRPILQYARENRIPVIALNVPAELTRKVAEGGFQSLTPEERASLPAEIDRSDTAYRERLRKIFEIHARSDERSFENFVSAQLLWDEGMAETAANWLRANPGRSMVILAGSGHVMYGSGIPDRLQRRVPDKRLIVLNGVEAALTPEAGDYVLIRPEEELPRGGLMGVFLDDREEGVYVGKLDTGSGAAAAGIHKGDRILSVDGFDVNDYADIKIALLDRKPGDRIAVSVERDGLFSSSHQLDFEVELK
- a CDS encoding M1 family metallopeptidase — its product is MLARFILIIGLALAATPAVALEVVHHDLDVRLEPEAGTLQVRATLSLPDTAGDRVGFLLHAGLDPQPETPGARITQTRLSADGSVATYRLDLPPGVRRITLRYGGSIRHGVTRGNEDVGRERASSRGNIGPEGVFLDGAAAWYPYLPETLQAFTLKVDLPAGWLAVSQGAGPGAETEGKRIRVRWREEQPQDDIYLVAARWTLYRHPGDVAEGQVYLREPDPALAETYLAATEAYLARYSALLGPYPYAKFALVENFWQSGYGMPSFTLLGSQVIRLPFIVHTSYPHEILHNWWGNSVYIDYAHGNWAEGLTTYLADHWLAEERGEGAEYRRTALQRYADSAAGERDFPLAEFHGRHGGSTQAVGYDKGMMLYHMLRLKLGDPVFVAGLRRFYAENRFRTAGFPQLRKAFETVSGQDLSGFFRQWVAESGAPQLVLDRIAAEPAAAGWELRFRLRQAQAGFAYRLDVPYALTLTGEAAPRSGRVEMTGPEATVRLELPGRPLFLAVDPRFDLFRQLAPSERPPALGRVLGAERLLLVLPAAAPEPLRGAYRALAQAWAEGQPQVRIVEDADLQRLPVGSAVFLFGRENRFLPAFRKALTGAALDGEGLRLDERRYPLSSHSLVLTARDGADRVLGWFGSEDPAMVKGLARRVPHYGKYGYLAFGNDDGRNVLKGQWPVTRSVLQVPLAPGAGGASLPPRPPLAIP